The following are from one region of the Pseudomonas putida genome:
- the sstT gene encoding serine/threonine transporter SstT — MTPVLRFLNRTSLVTQIVIGLIAGIALALLAPAIARDMAFLGKVFVSALKAVAPVLVFILVMASIANHRHGQETHIRPILWLYLLGTFSAAVVAVVASMLFPSNLVLSTGEVTLSAPGGITEVLQNLLLSAVDNPINALLNANFIGILTWAIGLGVALRHAGETTRTVVEDLSNGVTLIVRVVIRFAPLGIFGLVSATLAQSGLDALLGYLHLLAVLIGCMLFVALVMNPLIVYWKIRRNPYPLTLLCLRESGITAFFTRSSAANIPVNLALSERLGLHEDTYSVSIPLGATINMAGAAITITVLTLAAVHTLGIPVDMPTAVLLSVVAAVCACGASGVAGGSLLLIPLACSLFGIPSEIAMQVVAVGFIIGVLQDSAETALNSSTDVLFTAAACQAEEQRTA; from the coding sequence ATGACCCCCGTCCTCCGCTTCCTCAACCGCACCAGCCTGGTGACGCAGATCGTCATCGGGCTGATCGCCGGCATCGCCCTGGCCCTGCTTGCACCCGCCATCGCCCGGGACATGGCCTTCCTCGGGAAAGTGTTCGTCAGCGCCCTCAAGGCGGTGGCACCCGTGCTGGTGTTCATCCTGGTCATGGCGTCGATCGCCAACCACCGCCACGGCCAGGAAACGCACATTCGCCCGATCCTCTGGCTGTATCTGCTGGGCACCTTCAGCGCCGCGGTAGTCGCGGTGGTCGCCAGTATGCTGTTCCCGTCCAACCTGGTGCTGAGCACCGGCGAGGTTACGCTGAGCGCGCCGGGCGGCATCACCGAGGTGCTGCAGAACCTGCTGCTGAGTGCGGTCGACAACCCGATCAACGCCCTGCTCAACGCCAACTTCATCGGCATACTGACCTGGGCCATCGGCCTGGGCGTGGCCCTGCGCCATGCTGGCGAAACCACCCGCACCGTGGTCGAGGACCTGTCCAACGGCGTGACCCTGATCGTGCGCGTGGTCATCCGCTTCGCCCCGCTGGGCATCTTTGGCCTGGTCAGCGCCACCCTGGCCCAGTCGGGCCTGGACGCCCTGCTCGGCTACCTGCACCTGTTGGCGGTGCTGATCGGCTGCATGCTGTTCGTGGCGCTGGTGATGAACCCGCTGATCGTATACTGGAAAATCCGCCGCAACCCGTACCCGCTGACCCTGCTGTGCCTGCGTGAAAGCGGTATCACCGCATTCTTCACCCGCAGCTCGGCGGCCAATATTCCGGTGAACCTGGCCCTGTCGGAGCGCCTTGGCCTGCATGAGGACACTTATTCGGTATCGATCCCGCTGGGTGCGACCATCAACATGGCCGGTGCCGCCATCACCATTACCGTGCTGACCCTGGCGGCGGTGCATACCCTGGGTATTCCGGTAGACATGCCAACCGCTGTGCTGCTCAGCGTGGTGGCGGCGGTGTGTGCCTGCGGCGCGTCAGGTGTGGCCGGCGGCTCGTTGCTGCTGATTCCGCTGGCGTGCAGCCTGTTTGGCATCCCGAGCGAAATTGCCATGCAGGTGGTGGCGGTGGGCTTCATCATCGGCGTGCTGCAGGACTCGGCCGAAACGGCGCTGAATTCCTCGACCGATGTGCTGTTTACCGCGGCGGCGTGCCAGGCCGAAGAGCAGCGCACCGCTTGA
- a CDS encoding DUF480 domain-containing protein: MSEHETAGEGRFNSIEIRILGALIEKQATSPESYPLTLNALVLACNQKTSREPVMNLTQGQVGQALRALEGQDMTRLQMGSRADRWEHRVDKALELVPAQLVLMGLMFLRGPQTLNELLTRSNRLHDFDDTEQIQHQLERLVSRGLALHLPRQAGQREDRYTHALGDPAEIEAILAARQQEGGARSSGGTVSEERIEALEARIAALEARLAELEG; encoded by the coding sequence ATGTCAGAACACGAAACTGCCGGCGAAGGCCGCTTCAACAGCATCGAGATCCGTATTCTCGGCGCGCTGATCGAGAAGCAGGCCACCAGCCCGGAAAGCTACCCGCTGACCCTCAATGCCCTGGTCCTGGCCTGCAACCAGAAGACCAGCCGCGAGCCGGTGATGAACCTCACCCAAGGCCAGGTCGGCCAGGCCCTGCGCGCCCTCGAAGGGCAAGACATGACCCGCCTGCAGATGGGCAGCCGCGCCGACCGCTGGGAACACCGGGTGGACAAGGCGCTGGAGCTGGTGCCCGCGCAACTGGTACTGATGGGCCTGATGTTCCTGCGCGGGCCGCAAACCCTCAATGAGCTGCTGACCCGCAGCAACCGCCTGCACGACTTCGACGACACCGAGCAGATCCAGCACCAACTGGAGCGCCTGGTCTCGCGCGGCCTGGCCTTGCACCTGCCACGCCAGGCCGGCCAGCGCGAAGACCGTTACACACATGCCTTGGGTGACCCGGCGGAAATCGAGGCGATCCTGGCTGCACGGCAGCAGGAAGGTGGTGCACGCAGCAGCGGCGGCACTGTGTCGGAAGAACGCATCGAAGCCCTCGAAGCCCGCATCGCGGCGCTGGAGGCACGCCTGGCCGAGCTGGAAGGCTGA
- the ahpF gene encoding alkyl hydroperoxide reductase subunit F, translating to MLDATLKSQLKTYLERVTQPIEIVASLDDGAKSRELHDLLVEIASLSNLITLSADGSDARRPSFSLNRPGADINLRFAGIPMGHEFTSLVLALLQVGGHPSKASAEVIEQIQALEGEFTFETYFSLSCQNCPDVVQALNLMAVLNPNVRHVAIDGALFQGEVESRKIMAVPSIYLNGEVFGQGRMGLEEILGKIDTNAGARQAEKINAKDAFDVLVVGGGPAGASAAIYAARKGIRTGIAAERFGGQVLDTLAIENFISVQETEGPKLATALEEHVKQYDVDIMNLQRGEALIPATDGGLHEVRLAGGASLKAKTVILATGARWREMNVPGEQEYRARGVAYCPHCDGPLFKGKRVAVIGGGNSGVEAAIDLAGIVAQVTLIEFDSQLRADAVLQRKLHSLPNVKVITSALTTEVLGNGEKVTGLRYKDRTNDQQHEVALEGIFVQIGLLPNTDWLKGTVELSPRGEIIVDAKGQTSIPGVFAAGDVTTVPYKQIVIAVGEGAKASLAAFDHLIRTSAPA from the coding sequence ATGTTGGACGCCACGCTTAAATCGCAACTGAAAACCTACCTGGAGCGGGTCACCCAGCCGATCGAGATCGTTGCTTCCCTCGACGACGGCGCGAAGTCCCGCGAATTGCACGACCTGCTGGTGGAAATTGCCAGCCTGTCGAACCTGATTACCCTCAGCGCGGACGGCAGCGATGCCCGTCGTCCCTCGTTCTCGCTGAACCGCCCGGGAGCCGACATAAACCTGCGCTTCGCCGGCATCCCCATGGGCCACGAATTCACCTCGCTGGTGCTGGCATTGCTGCAAGTCGGCGGCCACCCGTCCAAGGCCAGTGCCGAAGTGATCGAGCAGATCCAGGCACTGGAAGGCGAATTCACCTTCGAAACCTACTTCTCCCTGTCGTGCCAGAACTGCCCGGATGTAGTCCAGGCGCTGAACCTGATGGCGGTGCTCAACCCCAACGTGCGCCACGTGGCTATCGACGGCGCGCTGTTCCAGGGTGAAGTCGAGTCGCGCAAGATCATGGCGGTACCGAGCATCTACCTGAACGGCGAAGTGTTCGGCCAAGGCCGCATGGGCCTGGAAGAAATCCTCGGCAAGATCGACACGAACGCCGGTGCTCGTCAGGCCGAAAAGATCAACGCCAAGGACGCCTTCGATGTGCTGGTGGTCGGCGGTGGCCCGGCCGGCGCCTCGGCAGCCATCTATGCCGCACGTAAAGGCATCCGCACCGGTATTGCGGCCGAGCGTTTCGGCGGCCAGGTGCTCGACACCCTGGCCATCGAGAACTTCATCTCGGTACAGGAAACCGAAGGGCCGAAGCTGGCCACGGCGCTGGAAGAGCATGTCAAGCAGTACGACGTGGACATCATGAACCTGCAGCGCGGTGAAGCGCTGATCCCGGCCACTGATGGCGGCCTGCACGAAGTACGTCTGGCCGGCGGCGCCTCGCTCAAGGCCAAGACCGTGATCCTGGCCACCGGTGCCCGCTGGCGCGAAATGAACGTGCCGGGCGAGCAGGAATACCGCGCCCGTGGCGTGGCCTACTGCCCGCACTGTGACGGCCCCCTGTTCAAGGGCAAGCGCGTGGCGGTGATCGGTGGTGGCAACTCGGGTGTAGAAGCGGCCATCGACCTGGCCGGTATCGTCGCCCAGGTAACGCTGATCGAGTTCGACAGCCAGCTGCGTGCCGATGCGGTACTGCAACGCAAGTTGCACAGCCTGCCGAACGTGAAGGTGATCACCAGTGCGCTGACCACCGAAGTGCTGGGCAATGGCGAGAAAGTGACCGGCCTGCGCTACAAGGACCGCACCAACGACCAGCAGCATGAAGTGGCGTTGGAAGGCATCTTCGTGCAGATCGGCCTGCTGCCGAACACCGACTGGCTGAAAGGCACCGTCGAGCTGTCGCCGCGTGGCGAGATCATCGTCGATGCCAAGGGCCAGACCAGCATCCCCGGTGTGTTTGCGGCGGGTGACGTGACGACTGTGCCGTACAAGCAGATCGTGATTGCGGTGGGTGAGGGGGCCAAGGCATCGCTGGCGGCCTTTGACCACCTGATCCGCACTTCGGCACCGGCGTAA
- the ahpC gene encoding alkyl hydroperoxide reductase subunit C, with the protein MPIINSQVKPFNATAYHKGEFVQVSEADLKGKWSVVFFYPADFTFVCPTELGDLADNYAEFQKLGVEIYGVSTDTHFTHKAWHDTSDTIGKIQYPLIGDPTHVISRNFDVLIEEAGLADRGTFVINPEGQIKIVELNDGGVGRDAAELLRKVKAAQYVAAHPGEVCPAKWKEGEATLAPSLDLVGKI; encoded by the coding sequence ATGCCAATCATCAACAGCCAGGTCAAACCGTTCAACGCCACCGCCTACCACAAGGGCGAGTTCGTTCAGGTCAGCGAAGCCGACCTGAAAGGCAAGTGGTCTGTCGTGTTCTTCTACCCGGCCGACTTCACCTTCGTCTGCCCGACCGAGCTGGGCGACCTTGCTGACAACTACGCCGAGTTCCAGAAGCTGGGCGTGGAAATCTACGGCGTGTCCACCGACACCCACTTCACCCACAAAGCCTGGCACGACACTTCGGACACCATCGGCAAGATCCAGTACCCGCTGATCGGTGACCCGACCCACGTCATCTCGCGCAACTTCGACGTGCTGATCGAAGAAGCCGGCCTGGCCGATCGCGGTACCTTCGTGATCAACCCGGAAGGCCAGATCAAGATCGTCGAGCTGAACGACGGTGGTGTAGGCCGCGATGCTGCCGAACTGCTGCGCAAAGTGAAGGCTGCCCAGTACGTTGCCGCTCACCCGGGCGAAGTTTGCCCAGCCAAGTGGAAAGAAGGCGAAGCCACTCTCGCCCCATCCCTGGATCTGGTCGGCAAGATCTAA
- the gorA gene encoding glutathione-disulfide reductase → MAYDFDLFVIGAGSGGVRAARFAAGFGAKVAVAESRYLGGTCVNVGCVPKKLLVYGAHVADELEQAAGFGWTLEEGHFDWGTLIANKNREIERLNGIYRNLLLNSGVTLLQGHARLTGANEVEVEGQRYTAEHILIATGGWPQVPDIPGKELAITSNEAFYLKDLPRRVLVVGGGYIAVEFAGIFQGLGAATTLLYRGDLFLRGFDGSVRTHLKEELEKRGLDLQFNADIQRIDKLEDGSLKATLNDGRELVADCVFYATGRRPMLDNLGLENTGVELDARGFIRVDDQYQTTAPSILAIGDVIGRVQLTPVALAEGMAVARRLFKPEQYRPVDYQNIPTAVFSQPPIGTVGLTEEQALEAGHKVQVFESRFRAMKLTLTDIQEKTLMKLVVDAETDKVLGCHMVGPDAGEIIQGLGVALKAGATKQQFDETIGVHPTAAEEFVTMRTATR, encoded by the coding sequence ATGGCCTACGATTTTGATCTGTTCGTGATTGGCGCCGGGTCCGGCGGTGTGCGTGCGGCGCGGTTTGCCGCCGGCTTCGGCGCAAAGGTGGCAGTGGCCGAGAGCCGCTACCTGGGCGGTACCTGCGTCAACGTGGGCTGCGTGCCGAAAAAACTGCTGGTGTACGGCGCGCACGTTGCCGACGAACTGGAGCAGGCTGCCGGTTTCGGCTGGACCCTCGAAGAAGGGCATTTCGACTGGGGCACCCTGATCGCCAACAAGAACCGGGAAATCGAGCGCCTGAACGGCATCTACCGCAATCTGCTGCTCAACAGCGGGGTCACCCTGCTGCAGGGCCATGCGCGCCTGACCGGTGCCAATGAAGTGGAAGTGGAAGGCCAGCGCTACACCGCCGAGCACATCCTCATCGCCACCGGCGGCTGGCCACAGGTGCCGGACATCCCGGGCAAGGAACTGGCCATTACCTCAAACGAAGCCTTCTACCTCAAGGACCTGCCACGCCGGGTGCTGGTGGTAGGCGGTGGCTACATCGCCGTCGAGTTCGCCGGCATCTTCCAGGGCCTGGGGGCGGCTACCACGCTGCTGTACCGTGGCGACCTGTTCCTGCGCGGCTTCGACGGTTCGGTACGCACGCACCTGAAGGAAGAGCTGGAAAAACGCGGCCTCGACCTGCAGTTCAACGCCGACATCCAGCGCATCGACAAGCTCGAGGACGGCAGCCTCAAGGCCACGCTAAACGACGGCCGCGAGCTGGTCGCCGATTGTGTGTTTTACGCCACCGGCCGCCGCCCGATGCTCGACAACCTGGGCCTGGAAAACACCGGCGTGGAACTGGACGCGCGCGGTTTCATTCGCGTTGACGACCAGTACCAGACCACCGCACCGTCGATCCTGGCCATCGGTGACGTGATCGGCCGCGTGCAGCTTACCCCGGTGGCGCTGGCCGAAGGCATGGCCGTGGCCCGGCGCCTGTTCAAGCCCGAGCAATACCGCCCGGTGGACTACCAGAACATCCCTACCGCCGTCTTCAGCCAGCCGCCCATCGGCACCGTGGGCCTGACCGAGGAGCAGGCGCTGGAGGCCGGGCACAAGGTGCAGGTGTTCGAAAGCCGTTTCCGTGCGATGAAACTGACCCTGACCGATATCCAGGAAAAGACCCTGATGAAGCTGGTGGTCGATGCCGAGACCGACAAGGTGCTGGGCTGTCACATGGTTGGCCCCGACGCCGGCGAGATCATCCAGGGCCTGGGCGTCGCCCTGAAGGCCGGTGCAACCAAGCAACAGTTCGACGAAACCATTGGCGTGCACCCGACCGCGGCCGAAGAGTTCGTGACCATGCGCACAGCCACCCGCTGA
- the galU gene encoding UTP--glucose-1-phosphate uridylyltransferase GalU has translation MIKKCLFPAAGYGTRFLPATKAMPKEMLPVVNKPLIQYGVEEALDAGLNEISIVTGRGKRALEDHFDISYELENQIKGTDKEKYLVGIRRLLDECSFSYTRQTEMKGLGHAILTGRPLIGDEPFAVVLADDLCVNPEGDGVLTQMVKLYNQFRCSIVAIQEVDPQETNKYGVIAGDMIRDDIFRVTNMVEKPKPEDAPSNLAIIGRYILTPDIFDIIANTEPGKGGEIQITDALMQQAQNGCVIAYKFKGKRFDCGGAEGYIDATNFCFENYYKTGKAY, from the coding sequence ATGATCAAAAAATGCTTGTTCCCGGCAGCCGGTTACGGCACCCGCTTCCTGCCTGCTACCAAAGCCATGCCAAAGGAAATGCTGCCGGTGGTCAACAAGCCACTGATCCAGTATGGCGTTGAGGAGGCACTGGATGCCGGTCTGAACGAGATCTCCATCGTCACCGGGCGCGGCAAGCGTGCTCTGGAAGACCACTTCGACATCAGCTACGAGCTGGAAAACCAGATCAAGGGCACCGACAAGGAAAAATACCTGGTCGGTATCCGTCGCCTGCTCGACGAGTGCTCGTTCTCCTACACCCGCCAGACCGAAATGAAAGGCCTGGGCCACGCCATCCTCACTGGCCGCCCGCTGATCGGCGATGAGCCGTTCGCCGTGGTGCTGGCGGACGACCTGTGCGTGAACCCGGAAGGTGACGGCGTACTGACCCAGATGGTCAAGCTGTACAACCAGTTCCGTTGCTCTATCGTCGCCATCCAGGAAGTCGACCCGCAGGAAACCAACAAGTACGGCGTGATCGCCGGCGACATGATCCGTGACGACATTTTCCGCGTCACCAACATGGTCGAGAAGCCAAAGCCGGAAGACGCTCCGTCGAACCTGGCGATCATCGGTCGCTACATCCTGACCCCGGATATCTTCGACATCATCGCCAACACCGAGCCGGGCAAGGGTGGCGAGATCCAGATCACCGACGCGCTGATGCAACAGGCGCAGAACGGTTGCGTGATCGCCTACAAGTTCAAGGGCAAGCGTTTCGACTGCGGTGGCGCGGAAGGCTATATCGACGCGACCAACTTCTGCTTCGAGAACTACTACAAGACTGGCAAGGCTTACTGA
- a CDS encoding c-type cytochrome, protein MKPMIPALLLLAVGSAQAAEIAMEDQSQLKVPGVQAAPQFVPPAESELPDNAFGKMVREGHALFVDTRRLMPEAVGNGMNCSNCHLDQGRLAHSAPMWGAYPMYPAYRKKNDKVNTYAERIQGCFQFSMNGKPPAADSPQMTALAVYSYWLSTKAPTGVEIAGRGYPEVPQPKGGYDFKRGQQVYREQCAICHGDNGEGQKVAGEYVMPPLWGKDSYNWGAGMHRINTAASFIKYNMPLGKPGSLSDQQAWDVAAWINRHERPQDPRLVEGSIEKTRVKFHANDGVNLYGQKVDGVLIGQGTGS, encoded by the coding sequence ATGAAACCGATGATTCCAGCCCTGTTGCTGCTGGCCGTGGGCAGCGCCCAGGCCGCCGAGATCGCCATGGAAGACCAGTCGCAGTTGAAAGTGCCTGGCGTGCAGGCTGCGCCACAGTTCGTGCCGCCAGCGGAAAGCGAGTTGCCTGACAATGCCTTTGGCAAGATGGTGCGCGAGGGCCATGCCCTGTTCGTCGACACCCGCAGGCTGATGCCCGAGGCCGTCGGCAACGGCATGAACTGCAGCAACTGCCACCTTGACCAGGGGCGGCTGGCGCATTCCGCGCCGATGTGGGGGGCGTACCCGATGTACCCTGCGTACCGCAAGAAAAACGACAAGGTCAACACCTACGCCGAGCGTATCCAGGGCTGCTTCCAGTTCAGCATGAACGGCAAGCCACCTGCTGCCGATAGCCCACAGATGACCGCGCTGGCGGTGTATTCGTACTGGCTGTCGACCAAGGCCCCTACCGGTGTGGAGATTGCCGGGCGCGGATACCCCGAGGTGCCGCAGCCCAAGGGCGGGTACGACTTCAAGCGCGGCCAGCAGGTTTATCGCGAGCAGTGTGCGATTTGCCACGGCGATAATGGTGAAGGGCAGAAGGTGGCGGGCGAGTATGTAATGCCGCCGCTGTGGGGCAAGGATTCCTACAACTGGGGCGCCGGCATGCACCGTATCAACACCGCGGCGTCGTTCATCAAGTACAACATGCCACTGGGCAAGCCGGGCAGCCTGAGTGATCAGCAGGCCTGGGATGTGGCGGCCTGGATCAACCGCCATGAACGGCCCCAGGATCCGCGGCTGGTGGAAGGCTCCATCGAGAAGACGCGGGTGAAGTTCCATGCCAATGACGGCGTGAACCTGTATGGGCAGAAGGTCGATGGGGTGCTGATCGGGCAGGGCACTGGTAGTTGA